One stretch of Streptomyces hygroscopicus DNA includes these proteins:
- a CDS encoding RNA polymerase sigma factor, with product MENAGLSDLPTVDDPAKVVPKDARALTKTFLDRLTELEEGTHEYQYVRNTLIELNLSLVRYAARRFHNRSVEMEDIVQVGTIGLIKAIDRFDLSREVEFTTFAVPYIVGEIKRFFRDTSWAVHVPRRLQELRIDLAKANEELFQRLDRSPTTAELAEHLQLSEDEVVDGLVASNGYLTTSLDAPAEQESGATRVTTYADRFGDVDPAMETVENLHALKPLVEELGERDRRILQLRFGEELTQSEIGAELGVSQMHVSRLLSRALGRLRRGMLAD from the coding sequence ATGGAGAACGCCGGGCTGTCCGATCTGCCCACGGTGGACGATCCGGCAAAGGTGGTGCCCAAGGACGCGCGGGCGCTGACCAAGACGTTCCTGGACCGGCTGACGGAGCTGGAGGAGGGGACGCACGAGTACCAGTACGTGCGGAACACCCTTATCGAGCTCAACCTGTCGCTGGTCCGGTACGCCGCCCGGCGGTTCCACAACCGCTCGGTGGAGATGGAGGACATCGTCCAGGTCGGCACCATCGGGCTGATCAAGGCGATCGACCGGTTCGACCTGAGCCGCGAGGTCGAGTTCACCACCTTCGCCGTTCCGTACATCGTCGGCGAGATCAAGCGGTTCTTCCGCGACACCAGCTGGGCGGTGCATGTTCCCCGCCGACTGCAGGAGTTGCGGATCGACCTCGCCAAGGCGAACGAGGAGCTGTTCCAGCGGCTGGACCGGTCGCCCACCACGGCCGAGCTCGCGGAGCATCTGCAGCTGAGCGAGGACGAGGTCGTCGACGGACTGGTGGCCAGCAACGGCTATCTCACCACCTCGCTGGACGCGCCCGCCGAGCAGGAGAGCGGGGCCACGCGGGTGACCACGTACGCGGACCGGTTCGGCGACGTCGACCCGGCCATGGAGACCGTGGAGAATCTGCACGCGCTCAAGCCGCTGGTGGAAGAGCTCGGTGAGCGGGACCGCCGCATCTTGCAGCTACGGTTCGGCGAGGAGCTGACCCAGTCGGAGATCGGCGCCGAGCTCGGCGTCTCCCAGATGCATGTC
- a CDS encoding major facilitator superfamily MFS_1, giving the protein MTGSRPVAVPGAREAHEEREEGAAATGWVWTAAWPVTAVFVLSNAATPLYVRWQREIGFSKGTLTVIFACYIVGLLGSLLVSGVVSDRVGRKPVLLPALGLAMAACAIFASASAVAALIVARLFSGIAVGAVVSAGMAAVTDVAGPGRRRLAALLASCAMVFGAGLGPLLAGVLGKGVFVLEAVLLAAAVLVVARMPVRRPVAPAKGAWVRIPGVPRGSGGQLLMGIAVFAPGITATSFVLSLGPSLLSGLLDTTSPVAAGAMAFVMFLTATGAQFAVQRLDRRTILIAGAVSTTIGMGALIAAVRASSVPLLVAAALLAGAGQGMGQLGGLSLLNSTVPASRLAEANAALNVGGYVPAGVLPVTAGYLSDAVGLTTGATVFGAVLMALALVGGLVVLVGPPSSRRK; this is encoded by the coding sequence GTGACGGGGAGTCGGCCCGTGGCGGTGCCGGGTGCGCGGGAGGCGCATGAGGAGAGGGAGGAAGGAGCGGCCGCGACCGGATGGGTGTGGACGGCCGCATGGCCGGTGACCGCCGTGTTCGTCCTCTCGAACGCGGCGACGCCGCTGTATGTGCGGTGGCAGCGCGAAATCGGGTTCTCCAAGGGCACCCTGACGGTGATCTTCGCCTGCTACATCGTCGGGCTGCTCGGTTCGCTGCTGGTCTCGGGCGTGGTGTCGGACCGGGTGGGACGGAAGCCCGTGCTGCTGCCCGCACTCGGGCTCGCGATGGCGGCATGCGCGATCTTCGCGAGCGCGTCGGCCGTGGCGGCGCTGATCGTGGCGCGGCTGTTCAGCGGGATCGCGGTGGGCGCCGTCGTCTCCGCCGGGATGGCGGCGGTGACCGATGTGGCCGGGCCGGGGCGACGGCGGCTGGCGGCGCTGCTGGCCTCGTGCGCGATGGTGTTCGGGGCCGGGCTGGGGCCGTTGCTCGCCGGGGTGCTGGGCAAGGGGGTGTTCGTCCTGGAGGCGGTGCTGCTGGCGGCGGCCGTCCTGGTCGTGGCGCGGATGCCGGTGCGGCGTCCCGTCGCGCCCGCGAAGGGGGCGTGGGTGCGGATACCCGGGGTGCCGCGGGGGAGCGGCGGGCAACTCCTCATGGGCATCGCCGTCTTCGCGCCCGGCATCACCGCCACCTCCTTCGTGCTGTCCCTCGGGCCGTCGCTGCTCTCGGGGTTGCTGGACACCACCAGCCCGGTGGCCGCGGGGGCCATGGCCTTCGTGATGTTCCTCACCGCGACCGGTGCGCAGTTCGCGGTCCAGCGGCTGGACCGGCGGACGATCCTCATCGCCGGTGCCGTCAGTACGACGATCGGCATGGGCGCGCTCATCGCCGCCGTCCGCGCCTCGTCCGTACCGCTGCTCGTCGCCGCCGCGCTGCTGGCCGGGGCGGGGCAGGGGATGGGGCAGCTCGGTGGGTTGTCGCTGCTCAACTCCACTGTTCCGGCGAGCCGTCTGGCGGAGGCCAACGCGGCGCTCAACGTCGGGGGCTATGTGCCCGCGGGCGTGCTGCCGGTAACGGCGGGTTACCTCAGCGATGCGGTGGGGCTGACGACGGGGGCGACCGTCTTCGGAGCCGTGCTCATGGCGTTGGCCCTCGTCGGGGGGCTGGTGGTCCTCGTCGGCCCGCCATCTTCCCGCAGGAAGTAG
- a CDS encoding ArsR family transcriptional regulator has translation MTTRTAHTAQSPQSARPAIKALPEPPDLPPPLPEPAMEEIRLETVLGALSDPLRLRIVRKLLLESERFDHTCGWFGLDRPKSSLTHHFKALREAGITRQRQYGLERRSHVRIADLNARFPGLLDLVADWTPADWTPTKG, from the coding sequence ATGACCACCCGGACAGCCCACACGGCACAATCACCCCAAAGCGCCCGCCCCGCCATCAAGGCGCTCCCCGAACCCCCCGACCTGCCGCCCCCGCTCCCGGAGCCGGCCATGGAGGAGATCCGCCTGGAGACGGTCCTGGGCGCCCTGAGCGACCCCCTCCGCCTCCGCATCGTGCGCAAACTGCTCCTCGAATCGGAGCGGTTCGATCACACCTGCGGCTGGTTCGGTCTGGACCGCCCCAAGTCCTCGCTCACCCACCACTTCAAGGCCCTCCGCGAGGCAGGCATCACCCGCCAGCGCCAATACGGCCTGGAGCGCCGCAGCCACGTCCGGATCGCCGACCTCAACGCCCGCTTCCCCGGTCTCCTGGACCTCGTGGCCGACTGGACCCCGGCCGACTGGACCCCGACCAAGGGGTGA